The window GGGTGTAATACATTTGTGGAAATacagatgagatgagaggatgctttgaaaaaaataataatcatggtGCACTTGAATATATGTCTTTGAAACTAGAAATAATTGTCCAATCAAATCATACAACTCTCCCCATCTTATCAGACCATACAGCTGTGCCTAAAAACACACTTAAAcacaaaaacatacacacacatttaattCCCCTTTGTGTGTTTTCCTCATCAACTTAAATTGGGGGCAAATATACTCCAGCTAGAAAATGACAATAAGTATGAACCAAGTTCCTTTTTGTTCAGAGATACAATCTTCTTTGAACTATGCCAGCATGAACCAGGTGAAAGCACCTGTGTGCTGAAGGAAGTCAATGGAGCACTTTTGTCTTAGATGACCAAGTGCCTGGTATTAAGGATATGACAGAAAACAGAAGTAGATCTATGCACATAAAGGACATACCTTTCAAACCTGATGAGTATAGCAACACTTGTATAAAGGATACCTGAGGGGGTGGAGAAGATTTAAAAAGAAGCCaaggaatgattttttaaaagttgctctTAACATATGGAACAAAGGATCCAGAGAGCCCTAACAATTAAAAATTGGTGTTAACTGATTATAAGTATTCCACTGGATTGAGAATTCTAAGATTTTAAATGTGTAAACTGAGTTCTTAATGTAAGAATACAAAAGAACTCAAGTGATACATCTTCACAGACCCCTGAGGAGACGGGAAATTCCAAAATGGGGAATAGAAAGGTCTGGgtgaaattcagaaaatgaaaatgcttgTCTTCAGTATTTAAATGGCACACACAGAAGAAGGTCCTCAGAGAACCTGGTTCGAAGCTCACGGTCCCCCATCTCAGCCAGAAAAGGGTCTCCTTGGAACTCACCAATGGCTTTTTCAGTCCCTTCACTGGTGGTGTTGGTGATGATCTTCTCCAGCCCCATCAGCTCCTTCAGCTGTGACCTGCCTCAGAGCCTGGACGTGGGAAAGCAGGAGACCCTCACAGTGTTGGGACAAATGGGGAagatctcccttctctcctgcctgAAGGACAGGACTGACTTCAGATTCCCCCAGGAGATGGTGGAGGCCAGCCGGGTCCAGAAGGCCCAGGCCCTGTCTGTCGTCCACGAGATGCTCCAGCAGATCTTCAACCTCTTCCACACAGAGGCCTCCTCTGCTGTTTGGAACACGACCCTCCTGGAACAACTCCTCTCAGGACTTTACCGCCAGCTGGAGGACCTTGAGACCTGTTTGCTGCAGGAGATGGGAGGAGAACAATCTTTCCTTGGAATGAAGGAACCCACACTGGCACTGAGGAGCTACTTCCAGAGGATCCATCTCTATCTGCAAGAGAAGAAACATAGTAGCTGTGCTTGGGAGGTTGTCAGAGTGGAAATCAGGAGATGGTTTCTCTTCACTCATGTGCTCACAAGGAAACTCAGGACATAGGAAGGGTACTGATTCCTTGAGATGATCATCCAAGCTCAGATTTAATGTTCCTGCCATTTCAAAGGTGTTATTTTttttcagccattaaaaaaattgGATTCGAAATTAGCAATTTTTTATCAGTATTATTAGGCATGTATAGGACCAAATATCTTCAGAATCTGGTGAACTGTAACTAGTGCACCATaactgaattttatttaataaaatgtatatttatttatttaaaaatttcaagtaatttataatttttatggtgTTTGTATTTATGTTCTGTTTTATATAAGTATGTTCACATTTACTTTGTATAAATATATGACTTACTCTTTTAGAAGTTTAATAAATTgttattaaatttgttttgagaatttctgttcattaaaaaaagaacttccTCTGAGGTgttaattcaaaaataaataaataaataaataaataaataaagttttcctAATACCCTGTAATGTTTCCAATTTCTCTTTGAGctttgttgtaaaaaaaaaaagggaagagaaaatataatgaaagaaaatcttactgCCTGCATAATTTTCATGACATCAGCTCTTTGACTCACTTTTAATATCctagaaaataaaagtaagcaGTCATGGAAAGTAATGTACATAGGCAAAAGGAAAGTAAATGttggaaattaaaaaagaggaagtgaCATCTGCCCTCTTGAAAAGACAACATGAGGCAGTTAACGACACCACTACAACTCTGGGATGTTACACAATGACACTTTACAATGTAGCAGGTAGATGAGGGTGTTGAAACCGGAGATGGGTCCAGAGGGAGGGCAGCTGGATCTTTAGAATAGAACAGGCTGTTGCTTAAAATGCTAGTTTTCAAGCTTTGAGAGaccagggaattttttttcttactttcctcccagttcttttccctctttcatcACGCTCCCGTCTTCCATTTTTCttgctctctttcctttcctccttctctccctccctcattctcctcctctctctttctctcctctcttttgtttttccagtGACCATAAAGATCCAACTCCACAGTTTTAGTCACACCAGCTGCTATTCAACAGAGTGTGGCTTGTGCACTGAATGACCGTTTAGTGAATGTGAGAGAGGTTAGTTATTTCAGGAGCTAATAGATGATATTCATTTAGACAG of the Tamandua tetradactyla isolate mTamTet1 chromosome 2, mTamTet1.pri, whole genome shotgun sequence genome contains:
- the LOC143656703 gene encoding interferon omega-1-like is translated as MAFSVPSLVVLVMIFSSPISSFSCDLPQSLDVGKQETLTVLGQMGKISLLSCLKDRTDFRFPQEMVEASRVQKAQALSVVHEMLQQIFNLFHTEASSAVWNTTLLEQLLSGLYRQLEDLETCLLQEMGGEQSFLGMKEPTLALRSYFQRIHLYLQEKKHSSCAWEVVRVEIRRWFLFTHVLTRKLRT